In a single window of the Sphingosinicella microcystinivorans genome:
- a CDS encoding carboxymuconolactone decarboxylase family protein produces MTTRLNNAHSYAPEAIKAMTALEESFKASGLEQNLMELVRLRASQINGCAFCIHMHATDLRRAGEDEMRLYMLNAWRRSTLYSPRERAALGWTEALTRLAETGAPDADYEALKAEFSEAEQVNLTLLIGAINTWNRLQVGFRAPHPALRRAAA; encoded by the coding sequence ATGACAACCCGCCTGAACAATGCCCACAGCTACGCGCCTGAAGCGATCAAGGCGATGACGGCGCTCGAGGAGAGCTTCAAGGCGAGCGGCCTTGAACAGAACCTGATGGAACTGGTGCGGCTGCGCGCCTCGCAGATCAACGGCTGCGCCTTCTGCATCCACATGCACGCCACCGACCTGCGCCGCGCGGGCGAGGACGAGATGCGGCTCTACATGCTGAACGCGTGGCGCAGATCGACGCTCTACAGCCCCCGCGAACGCGCCGCGCTCGGCTGGACGGAGGCGCTGACCCGCCTTGCGGAAACCGGCGCTCCGGACGCCGACTACGAAGCATTGAAGGCCGAGTTCAGCGAGGCCGAGCAGGTCAACCTCACGCTGCTCATCGGCGCGATCAACACGTGGAACCGCTTGCAGGTCGGCTTCCGCGCCCCGCATCCGGCCCTCCGCCGTGCCGCGGCCTGA
- a CDS encoding chorismate mutase — protein MTDIIAPDDCTTMTEIRAAIDALDREIVALLARRMRYIEAAARVKTARGAVRDEARKAEVIARACDAGEAHGLPREHVAAIYDLLVERSIAHEFRVFDGIEG, from the coding sequence ATGACCGACATCATCGCCCCGGACGACTGCACCACCATGACCGAGATCCGCGCCGCCATCGACGCGCTCGACCGCGAGATCGTCGCGCTGCTCGCAAGACGGATGCGCTACATTGAGGCGGCGGCGCGCGTGAAGACCGCGCGCGGCGCGGTGCGCGACGAGGCGCGGAAGGCGGAGGTGATCGCAAGGGCCTGCGACGCCGGGGAGGCGCACGGCCTGCCCCGCGAGCACGTGGCGGCGATCTACGACCTGCTCGTGGAGCGCTCGATCGCGCACGAGTTCAGGGTCTTCGACGGTATCGAAGGCTGA
- a CDS encoding acyl-CoA dehydrogenase, which produces MDPFDPFDPFGLAQQLTEEEQMISETARRYAEDRLASRVTEAFRHEKTDPAIFREMGELGLLGATISPEYGGAGLGYVAYGLIAREVEAVDSGYRSMMSVQSSLVMVPIETFGSEAQKRKYLPKLASGEWIGCFGLTEPDHGSDPGSMATRAKSVPGGYSLSGAKTWITNAPIADVFVVWAKTDDGAIRGFVLEKGMEGLSAPAIDGKVGLRASITGQILMDEVFVPEEAMFPEVRGLKGPFTCLNSARFGIAWGALGAAESCYRTARQYVLDRKQFGRPLAANQLIQKKLADMATDIALGFQGCLRLGRMKEAGHPPVELTSILKRNSCGKALEIARTARDMLGGNGISDEFGVARHLVNLEVVNTYEGTHDVHALIIGRAITGIAAFAN; this is translated from the coding sequence TTGGACCCCTTCGATCCCTTCGACCCCTTCGGCCTCGCGCAGCAGCTGACCGAAGAGGAGCAGATGATCTCCGAAACCGCGCGCCGCTATGCCGAGGACCGGCTGGCATCGCGCGTCACCGAGGCCTTCCGGCACGAGAAGACCGATCCGGCGATCTTCCGCGAGATGGGCGAGCTGGGCCTGCTCGGCGCGACGATCTCACCGGAATACGGCGGCGCGGGGCTCGGCTATGTCGCCTACGGCCTCATCGCGCGCGAGGTGGAGGCGGTCGACAGCGGCTACCGCTCGATGATGAGCGTGCAGTCCTCGCTCGTCATGGTGCCGATCGAGACGTTCGGTTCGGAGGCGCAGAAGCGGAAATACCTGCCGAAGCTCGCGAGCGGCGAGTGGATCGGCTGCTTCGGCCTCACCGAGCCGGACCACGGCTCCGACCCGGGGTCGATGGCGACGCGCGCGAAGAGCGTGCCCGGCGGCTACAGCCTCTCGGGCGCCAAGACGTGGATCACCAACGCGCCGATCGCGGACGTGTTCGTCGTGTGGGCGAAGACCGATGACGGCGCCATCCGCGGCTTCGTGCTCGAAAAGGGCATGGAGGGGCTTTCGGCGCCCGCCATCGACGGCAAGGTCGGCCTGCGCGCCTCGATCACCGGCCAGATCCTGATGGACGAGGTGTTCGTGCCCGAGGAAGCGATGTTCCCCGAGGTGCGCGGCCTCAAGGGGCCGTTCACCTGCCTCAACTCGGCGCGCTTCGGCATCGCGTGGGGTGCGCTCGGCGCGGCGGAGTCGTGCTACAGGACGGCGCGGCAGTACGTGCTCGACCGCAAGCAGTTCGGGCGGCCGCTTGCCGCGAACCAGCTCATCCAGAAGAAGCTGGCCGACATGGCGACGGACATCGCGCTCGGCTTCCAGGGCTGCCTGCGTCTCGGCCGCATGAAGGAGGCGGGGCATCCGCCGGTGGAGCTGACCTCGATCCTGAAGCGCAATTCCTGCGGCAAGGCGCTGGAGATCGCCCGCACGGCGCGCGACATGCTCGGCGGCAACGGCATTTCCGACGAGTTCGGCGTGGCGCGGCATCTCGTGAACCTCGAGGTGGTCAACACCTACGAGGGCACGCACGATGTCCACGCGCTCATCATCGGCCGCGCGATCACCGGCATCGCGGCCTTCGCGAACTGA
- a CDS encoding DUF2842 domain-containing protein — protein sequence MTDPKPSLRKPFGVLLLILLIALYALAAVAVAEPVTRLPALVQLPVWVALGIAWVFPARPLVRWIETGRFRK from the coding sequence ATGACCGATCCGAAACCGAGCCTCAGGAAGCCCTTCGGCGTGCTGCTGCTGATCCTGCTGATCGCGCTCTATGCGCTCGCCGCCGTCGCGGTGGCGGAGCCGGTCACGCGCCTTCCCGCGCTCGTCCAGCTTCCCGTCTGGGTCGCGCTCGGCATCGCCTGGGTCTTCCCGGCCCGTCCCCTCGTTCGCTGGATAGAAACCGGACGCTTTCGCAAATGA
- the kynU gene encoding kynureninase, which produces MTDFSATRAKFHIPEGVIYLDGNSLGPLPLAAKARAAKVIGEEWGGELIRGWNTAGWMVQPRKIGDRVARLIGAPEGSVVMGDTLSIKVYQALASALEMRPDRRVIVSDSGNFPTDLYMAQGLIRSLGQGHELKVVEPEAVEDAIDESVAVLMITEVDYRTGRLHDMAKLTAKAHAARALTIWDLAHSAGAIPVDVKGAGADFAVGCTYKYLNGGPGAPAFIYVAAEHADVARPALSGWMGHEAPFAFDQDYRPGSGIERMRVGTPPIIALAVLDAALDAWEAVDMADVRRKSVELSELFIREVEARCPGLVLASPRDSAARGSQVSFRHPQGYAVMQALIARGVIGDFRAPDALRFGFTPLYIGEEEVLGAVSIMEDVLRTRSWDKPEYHRRGLVT; this is translated from the coding sequence ATGACCGATTTCAGCGCGACGCGCGCGAAGTTCCATATTCCCGAAGGCGTCATCTACCTCGACGGCAACTCGCTCGGGCCGCTGCCGCTCGCCGCGAAGGCGCGCGCGGCGAAGGTGATCGGGGAGGAATGGGGCGGCGAGCTCATCAGGGGCTGGAACACTGCCGGCTGGATGGTGCAGCCCCGCAAGATCGGCGACCGCGTCGCCCGGCTCATCGGCGCGCCCGAGGGCAGCGTCGTGATGGGCGACACGCTGTCGATCAAGGTCTACCAGGCGCTCGCCTCGGCGCTGGAAATGCGCCCCGACCGGCGCGTCATCGTGTCGGACAGCGGCAATTTCCCCACCGACCTCTACATGGCGCAGGGCCTGATCCGCTCGCTGGGGCAGGGGCATGAGCTGAAGGTCGTCGAGCCCGAAGCCGTGGAAGACGCGATCGACGAGAGCGTCGCCGTGCTGATGATCACCGAGGTCGACTACCGCACCGGCCGCCTGCACGACATGGCGAAGCTGACGGCGAAGGCGCACGCGGCGCGCGCGCTGACGATCTGGGACCTCGCGCACTCGGCGGGCGCGATTCCCGTCGACGTGAAGGGCGCGGGCGCCGACTTCGCGGTCGGCTGCACCTACAAGTACCTGAACGGCGGCCCCGGTGCGCCCGCGTTCATCTATGTCGCGGCCGAGCACGCCGATGTCGCTCGCCCGGCGCTCTCCGGCTGGATGGGGCATGAAGCGCCCTTCGCCTTCGATCAGGACTATCGCCCCGGTTCCGGCATCGAGCGGATGCGCGTCGGCACGCCGCCGATCATCGCGCTCGCCGTGCTCGACGCGGCGCTCGATGCGTGGGAGGCCGTCGACATGGCCGACGTGCGCCGAAAGTCGGTCGAACTGTCGGAACTCTTCATCCGCGAGGTCGAGGCGCGCTGCCCCGGCCTCGTGCTCGCCTCACCGCGCGACAGCGCCGCGCGCGGCAGTCAGGTGTCGTTCCGCCACCCGCAGGGCTACGCGGTCATGCAGGCGCTGATCGCGCGCGGCGTGATCGGCGATTTCCGCGCGCCCGACGCGCTCAGGTTCGGTTTCACGCCGCTCTATATCGGCGAGGAGGAGGTACTCGGCGCGGTCTCCATCATGGAAGACGTGCTGAGGACAAGGAGCTGGGACAAACCCGAATATCACAGAAGAGGACTTGTCACGTGA
- a CDS encoding RidA family protein: MFETLQPEGWVKPLGYANGIAAEGTLIFVGGQIGWNANAEFETDDFAAQTRQCLENVVAVLAAGGAGPEHVASMTWYVTDKAEYLANLKGVGAAYRDVMGKNFPAMALVQVAALVEDRAKVEIQAFAVKPR, from the coding sequence ATGTTTGAAACCCTGCAACCCGAAGGCTGGGTGAAGCCCCTCGGCTATGCGAACGGCATCGCCGCGGAAGGCACGCTGATCTTCGTCGGCGGCCAGATCGGCTGGAACGCGAACGCCGAGTTCGAGACGGACGATTTCGCCGCGCAGACGCGGCAATGCCTCGAAAACGTCGTCGCCGTGCTGGCGGCGGGCGGGGCAGGGCCGGAGCACGTGGCGTCGATGACGTGGTACGTGACCGACAAGGCCGAGTATCTCGCCAACCTGAAAGGCGTCGGTGCCGCCTATCGCGACGTCATGGGCAAGAACTTCCCGGCGATGGCGCTCGTGCAGGTGGCGGCGCTCGTCGAGGACCGCGCCAAGGTCGAGATTCAGGCGTTCGCGGTAAAGCCGCGCTGA
- a CDS encoding acyl-CoA thioesterase produces the protein MAFTTARPLRFGDCDPSGIAYFPSYLNLLVGVMEEFFASIGSPWPVMMGERRISVPTVRLDITFSHPGVHGDLLEFRVDVKRVGGSSLDFLHRITCGGTLLWSAEQRVVATDTDTHRARPWPDDLRAALEHHLEASNV, from the coding sequence GTGGCGTTCACGACCGCTCGCCCCCTCAGGTTCGGGGACTGCGATCCTTCGGGGATCGCCTATTTCCCGTCCTATCTCAACCTGCTCGTCGGGGTGATGGAGGAGTTCTTCGCCTCGATCGGCTCCCCTTGGCCGGTGATGATGGGCGAACGCCGCATTTCGGTGCCCACCGTGCGCCTCGACATCACCTTCAGCCATCCCGGCGTTCACGGCGACCTGCTGGAATTCCGGGTCGACGTGAAGCGCGTCGGCGGAAGCTCGCTCGATTTCCTGCACCGCATCACCTGCGGCGGCACGCTGCTCTGGTCGGCGGAGCAGCGGGTCGTCGCCACCGATACCGATACACACCGCGCGCGTCCGTGGCCGGACGACCTGCGCGCCGCGCTCGAACATCATCTGGAGGCGTCCAATGTTTGA
- the kynA gene encoding tryptophan 2,3-dioxygenase — translation MTSQQPYDPAKDGAQMSFRERMSYSDYLSLDPILSAQNPLSAAHDEMLFIIQHQTSELWMKLAIHEVRAAMNAVREDRVENAFKMLTRVARIFEQLNSAWDVLRTMTPSEYTEFRDALGQSSGFQSYQYRAIEFLAGNRNEAMLRPHAHRPEIVAKLEDILAKPSLYDEALLLLQRSGIPIGAADAERTDWRKPRAESQDVVEAWKTVYRAPEKHWALYELAEKLVDFEDYFRRWRFNHVTTVERIIGLKRGTGGTSGVAYLRKMLEVELFPELWKVRTEL, via the coding sequence GTGACCAGCCAGCAGCCCTATGACCCGGCCAAAGACGGCGCGCAGATGTCGTTCCGGGAACGCATGTCCTACAGCGACTACCTGTCGCTCGATCCCATTCTGAGCGCGCAGAATCCGCTCTCGGCCGCGCACGACGAGATGCTGTTCATCATCCAGCACCAGACCTCGGAGCTGTGGATGAAGCTCGCCATTCACGAGGTGCGGGCCGCGATGAACGCGGTGCGCGAGGACCGCGTGGAAAACGCCTTCAAGATGCTGACCCGCGTCGCGCGCATCTTCGAGCAGCTCAACAGCGCGTGGGACGTGCTGAGGACGATGACGCCGAGCGAATACACCGAGTTCCGCGACGCGCTCGGCCAGTCCTCGGGCTTCCAGTCCTACCAGTACCGCGCCATCGAGTTCCTTGCCGGGAACCGCAACGAGGCCATGCTGCGTCCGCACGCGCACCGGCCCGAGATCGTGGCGAAGCTCGAGGACATTCTCGCAAAGCCGAGCCTTTACGACGAGGCGCTGCTGCTGCTCCAGCGCAGCGGCATCCCGATCGGGGCGGCCGATGCGGAGCGCACCGACTGGCGCAAGCCGCGCGCGGAAAGCCAGGACGTCGTCGAGGCGTGGAAGACCGTCTACCGCGCGCCCGAGAAGCACTGGGCACTTTACGAGCTTGCCGAGAAGCTCGTCGATTTCGAGGATTATTTCCGGCGCTGGCGCTTCAACCACGTGACGACGGTGGAACGCATCATCGGCCTCAAGCGCGGCACCGGCGGCACCTCCGGGGTCGCCTACCTCCGCAAGATGCTGGAGGTGGAATTGTTCCCCGAACTCTGGAAAGTACGCACCGAACTCTAG
- a CDS encoding 5-formyltetrahydrofolate cyclo-ligase → MSTASLSDKDALRRDARAARAAFVRGLSPAERQALETALAERVRPFLAGARTIGSYVPMGHEIDPAACLPHLPAGAQVLLPWFGGRDDAMRFRVAGGLLEPGPFGTMQPLSEAAEAVPDTLLVPLVAADTHGNRIGQGKGHFDRALAALRAVRPTVAIGLAWDVQIMDALPADSWDQRLDAVVTPTRTLAA, encoded by the coding sequence TTGTCCACTGCCTCCCTTTCCGACAAGGACGCCCTGCGCCGCGATGCGCGGGCGGCGCGGGCCGCGTTCGTGCGCGGCCTCTCCCCGGCAGAGCGGCAGGCGCTGGAAACGGCGCTCGCCGAACGGGTCCGCCCTTTCCTCGCCGGCGCGCGCACGATCGGCAGCTATGTGCCGATGGGTCACGAGATCGATCCCGCCGCCTGCCTCCCGCACCTGCCCGCGGGCGCGCAGGTGCTGCTGCCGTGGTTCGGGGGCCGCGACGACGCCATGCGCTTCCGCGTCGCAGGCGGCCTGCTGGAGCCCGGCCCGTTCGGCACGATGCAGCCGCTTTCCGAGGCCGCAGAGGCGGTTCCCGACACGCTTCTCGTGCCGCTCGTCGCGGCCGACACGCACGGCAACCGCATCGGCCAGGGCAAGGGCCACTTCGACCGCGCGCTCGCCGCGCTGCGGGCCGTGCGCCCCACCGTCGCCATCGGCCTCGCGTGGGACGTGCAGATCATGGATGCGCTGCCCGCGGACAGCTGGGACCAGCGGCTCGACGCGGTGGTGACGCCGACACGGACGCTCGCGGCATGA
- a CDS encoding sigma-70 family RNA polymerase sigma factor — protein sequence MPRPENTPLFEAQRPRLLRLAYRMLGSVAEAEDVVQDAWLRWSEASGIDSPPAWLTRVVTRLCLDRMKSARARREAYFGTWLPEPLLGTEEPESIADDVTLTLMLALERLSPLERAAFLLHDVFEVSLGDVAAALGRDAAAVRQLAVRARRHVQEAKPRYAVEDAEAERIAQAFFNAARDGDTAALQDLLAEDVVIHSDGGGRVLAFRNPIRGIARVLRLYAGLRRKFGNVATLLRPLRIDGLPGFVSIDRGVLQTTALSIEDGRITAIYIVRNPDKLGHVVSALPEGATIN from the coding sequence GTGCCGCGGCCTGAAAACACGCCCCTGTTCGAGGCGCAGCGGCCCCGGCTGCTGCGCCTCGCCTACCGGATGCTCGGCTCGGTCGCCGAGGCCGAGGACGTGGTGCAGGACGCGTGGCTGCGCTGGTCGGAGGCCTCCGGCATCGATTCGCCGCCCGCGTGGCTGACGCGCGTGGTGACGCGGCTCTGCCTCGACCGGATGAAGTCGGCGCGGGCGCGGCGCGAGGCCTATTTCGGCACGTGGCTCCCCGAACCGCTGCTCGGCACCGAAGAACCGGAATCCATCGCCGACGACGTCACGCTGACGCTGATGCTCGCGCTCGAACGCCTCTCGCCGCTCGAACGCGCCGCGTTCCTGCTCCACGACGTGTTCGAGGTGAGCCTCGGCGACGTCGCGGCGGCGCTCGGCCGGGACGCCGCGGCTGTGCGCCAACTGGCGGTGCGCGCGCGGCGGCACGTGCAGGAGGCGAAGCCGCGCTATGCGGTGGAGGACGCCGAGGCCGAACGCATCGCGCAGGCCTTCTTCAACGCGGCACGCGACGGCGACACGGCCGCGCTGCAAGACCTGCTCGCCGAGGACGTGGTGATCCATTCCGACGGCGGCGGGCGCGTGCTTGCGTTCCGCAACCCCATCCGCGGCATCGCCCGCGTGCTCCGGCTCTACGCCGGCCTCCGCCGCAAGTTCGGCAATGTCGCCACGCTGCTCCGCCCGCTGCGGATCGACGGCCTGCCCGGCTTCGTCAGCATCGACCGCGGCGTGCTGCAAACGACCGCGCTCTCGATCGAGGACGGCCGCATCACGGCGATCTATATCGTGCGGAACCCCGACAAGCTGGGTCACGTCGTGAGCGCGCTGCCGGAAGGCGCCACGATCAACTGA